A window of the Gossypium arboreum isolate Shixiya-1 chromosome 2, ASM2569848v2, whole genome shotgun sequence genome harbors these coding sequences:
- the LOC128284217 gene encoding uncharacterized protein LOC128284217, with translation MSDERMDNVEQEMYTRSRELEETESATPSVNPLNNQSPNVGRERNTSQVLRDIADALQHIVRTIPTTTFVPTVRQAPIKELRKYGATEFQGLKGADLSVAENWIEITKRVLKQLDCTPRESLICAVSLLQGEAYLWWESVVRHLPDDQGNMSVLDYEREFSRLSRYALEYVPTEADRCKQFLRGLHDEIKI, from the exons ATGTCAGATGAAAGAATGGATAATGTTGAACAGGAAATGTATACTAGAAGTCGAGAATTAGAAGAAACTGAATCTGCTACACCTAGTGTGAATCCGTTAAATAATCAATCTCCTAACGTAGGGAGAGAAAGAAATACCTCACAAGTGTTAAGAGATATAGCTGATGCATTACAGCATATAGTGAGAACTATACCTACTACTACATTTGTACCTACTGTCAGACAGGCCCCGATTAAAGAGCTACGAAAATATGGTGCCACGGAATTTCAGGGATTAAAAGGAGCTGATCTATCCGTTGctgaaaattggatagaaataacAAAAAGAGTTTTGAAACAATTAGACTGCACTCCCCGAGAGAGTCTGATATGTGCTGTATCACTGTTACAAGGAGAAGCGTATCTTTGGTGGGAATCTGTGGTTAGACATTTGCCGGATGATCAG GGGAATATGTCAGTACTGGATTATGAGCGAGAGTTCTCTAGATTGAGCAGGTATGCTTTAGAATATGTTCCAACCGAGGCTGATCGTTGTAAACAATTTCTACGGGGACTGCATGATGAAATCAAGATTTAA